In Streptomyces sp. SLBN-118, the following are encoded in one genomic region:
- a CDS encoding SDR family oxidoreductase has translation MARMATHLITGAGSGIGAAVARRLHARGDELILLARDAGRAKELAAHYEGARTLVADLADPDRISKSLGMQPMPERLDSLLHIAGIVDLGPIAELRPKTWHQQLNANLVSPAELTRLFLPHLRAVKGQVVFVNSGAGLNAHAEWGAYAASKHGLKALADSLRHEEHGNGVRVTSVYPGRTASPMQAKVHSQEGKEYDASRWIDPESVATTIITAIDLPRDAEINDVTVRPGR, from the coding sequence ATGGCCCGTATGGCTACACATCTGATCACAGGGGCGGGCTCCGGCATCGGCGCGGCCGTCGCGCGCCGCCTGCACGCGCGCGGGGACGAGCTGATCCTTCTGGCGCGCGACGCGGGCCGCGCCAAGGAGCTCGCCGCTCACTACGAGGGCGCCCGTACCCTCGTCGCCGACCTCGCCGACCCCGACCGCATCTCCAAGTCGCTCGGCATGCAGCCCATGCCGGAGCGTCTGGACTCCCTTCTGCACATCGCGGGCATCGTCGACCTCGGCCCGATCGCGGAGCTGCGCCCCAAGACCTGGCACCAGCAGCTCAACGCCAATCTGGTCTCGCCCGCCGAGCTGACCAGGCTTTTCCTGCCGCACCTACGGGCCGTCAAGGGCCAGGTGGTCTTCGTCAACTCCGGCGCCGGCCTCAACGCCCATGCGGAATGGGGCGCTTACGCCGCCTCCAAGCACGGCCTCAAGGCGCTCGCAGACTCCCTGCGCCACGAGGAGCACGGCAACGGCGTCCGCGTGACCTCGGTCTACCCGGGCCGCACCGCGAGCCCGATGCAGGCCAAGGTGCACTCGCAGGAGGGCAAGGAGTACGACGCGTCCCGCTGGATCGACCCGGAGTCCGTCGCGACGACGATCATCACGGCGATCGACCTGCCGCGCGACGCCGAGATCAACGACGTGACGGTGCGGCCCGGGCGATGA
- a CDS encoding DUF427 domain-containing protein yields MAKGHTITIEQSTVHVRVARGEDILAESRCPLVLRETGCPVRYYLPEEDVRTDLLKPSETQTYCPFKGTASYWSLPDAQDLVWGYPEPKDEVAQIKGHFCFYDTEVVEA; encoded by the coding sequence ATGGCCAAAGGACACACGATCACCATCGAGCAGAGCACCGTCCATGTACGCGTGGCACGGGGCGAGGACATTCTCGCGGAGAGCCGGTGCCCCCTCGTCCTGCGCGAGACGGGCTGCCCCGTGCGCTACTACCTCCCCGAGGAGGACGTACGCACGGACCTGCTGAAGCCCTCCGAGACGCAGACCTACTGCCCCTTCAAGGGAACGGCCTCCTACTGGTCGCTGCCGGACGCGCAGGACTTGGTGTGGGGATACCCCGAGCCCAAGGACGAAGTGGCGCAGATCAAGGGCCACTTCTGCTTCTACGACACCGAGGTCGTCGAAGCCTGA
- a CDS encoding methionine synthase, whose protein sequence is MNAFPWGPATGVGSMPGGDAREAAKTVAGSFEDFPHLPELPARGPGADMIGRTIGLLVEMYAHVEPSGWRFSDRPGRDTRRARSWLGEDLDALEEHTQGYEGPLKVQAVGPWTLAAALELRNGEASLGDPGAVRDLAASLAEGLRSHLADVHRRVPGARVVLQLDEPSLTAVLRGQVRTASGYRTHRAVDRQLVEGTLREVIGVSDEPVTIHSCAPEVPFALLRRAGAGGVSFDVGLLTEREEEQIGEAVEGGTQLFAGVVPSSDAPLSDPAGSVMGVRTLWRRLGLSPGTLSESVVITPACGLAGASPAYARAALAHCVRAARSLADNPE, encoded by the coding sequence ATGAACGCATTCCCATGGGGCCCCGCGACCGGGGTCGGATCCATGCCCGGCGGGGACGCCCGCGAAGCCGCGAAGACCGTCGCCGGATCCTTCGAGGACTTTCCGCATCTGCCCGAACTACCCGCCCGCGGGCCCGGAGCCGACATGATCGGGCGGACCATCGGGCTGCTCGTCGAGATGTACGCGCATGTCGAGCCGAGCGGCTGGCGGTTCAGCGACCGGCCGGGACGCGACACCCGCCGGGCCCGCTCCTGGCTCGGCGAGGATCTTGACGCGCTGGAGGAGCACACCCAGGGCTACGAGGGGCCGCTCAAGGTCCAGGCGGTGGGGCCGTGGACGCTCGCCGCCGCGCTGGAGCTGCGCAACGGCGAGGCGTCGCTGGGTGATCCGGGCGCCGTCCGGGACCTCGCGGCCTCGCTCGCCGAAGGGCTGCGCTCGCATCTGGCGGATGTACACCGCCGCGTGCCCGGCGCCCGCGTGGTGCTCCAGCTCGACGAGCCCTCGCTGACCGCCGTACTGCGAGGACAGGTCAGGACCGCCAGCGGGTATCGCACCCACAGGGCGGTGGACCGCCAGCTCGTCGAGGGCACGCTGCGGGAGGTGATCGGGGTGAGCGACGAGCCCGTCACGATCCACTCGTGCGCGCCGGAGGTGCCGTTCGCGCTGCTGCGCCGGGCAGGGGCCGGGGGTGTCTCGTTCGATGTCGGTCTGCTCACCGAGCGTGAGGAGGAACAGATCGGTGAGGCCGTCGAAGGAGGTACGCAGCTGTTCGCGGGTGTGGTGCCCTCCAGCGATGCTCCATTGTCAGACCCTGCCGGTAGCGTCATGGGTGTCAGGACGTTGTGGCGCAGGTTGGGGCTGAGTCCGGGGACTCTGAGCGAGTCCGTGGTGATCACCCCGGCATGCGGGCTCGCGGGCGCCTCACCGGCGTACGCACGCGCGGCGCTCGCCCACTGCGTCCGGGCCGCGAGATCGCTCGCAGACAACCCTGAGTAA